The nucleotide window CGGGACGCCCGAGAGATTGCCAACCGGACGCCCCTCATCCTGGTCCAGGGCGATGTCATCAACAACTACCTCGCCGCCGGCGGCGAGCGCTTCTCACACGGCAACGAACTCGACCAGAACGTCGGCGAGTTGAGCGCGAATCTGACCTTCAATGTCGGCGCCAAGCACCAGATAACGGTCGGCACCCACAACGAGATGTTCGGCTTCCGGAACCTCTTTGCCAACAACCGGTACGGCACCTGGACGTTCGGCAACGCGGACTCGCTCGACGCGGGCCTGGCGCGACGCTATGAGATTCAGCTCGAGAGCCGGCCCGGCGGCTTCACGGCCGATTTCGGGGTGAAGCAATTGGGCGGCTACGTCCAAGATACCTGGCGGCCGACCAACGACATCACCGTGACCGGGGGCTTCCGGTTTGATGTTCCGGTGACCGACAAACCATTCCAGAATCCGTTGCGGGCCCTCACCGACACTTTGGGCGTCAACACCGGGACCTTCCCGAGCGGCAACGTCTTGCTGTCGCCCCGGCTTGGGTTCAACTGGAACGTGGGCGGAACCACCAATACCGTGATCCGCGGCGGATTGGGCTTGTTCTCCGGCCGGCCGCCCTACGTCTGGATGGCCAACGCCTTTACCAACACCGGCCTCGAGCAGGTAACCCTGACCTGCGATTTGACGCCGGGGTCCGGGAATGGACGGACGCCTCCGACGTTCACCGTCGATCCCGACGCCCAGCCAACGACCTGCGTTGGACAGGGCGCGCCGGTCCCACCGACGGCCGCGGTCAACTACTTCGAGAACAACTTCAAGTTCCAACAGGCGTTCAAGATTGCCTTCGGCATCGACCAGCGGCTCGGGTCGGGCTGGGTGGCAACCTTCGACTTCCTCCAGTCCCGCGCCCGCAATCAGATGTACCAGACCGACGACAACGTCCGTCTGGGGGAGGTGAATGGCGAGGGCCGGCAGATGTACGCGGTCCCGAACACCGCCGGCACCAACATCACCCGGTTGACCCGGGTCAACGGGGTGCGCCAGGTGGTTCGGCACACCAACCGGAATGCCGACAAGTCGACCCTGGCGACGATTCAGATCCAGAAGTCGTTTGCCGACGACTTCGCGTTCAGCGCCGCCTACACCCGGTCGCGGACGGTTGACTTGATGACGCTCGGCTCGAGCGTCGCGACCTCGAACCTCCGGAACACCCCGCTCGACGGAACGCTCGCCGACCGGAACCTCAGGACCTCGGCGCTCGATGTGCCCCACAAGATCACCTTCAGCGGCACCGCCAACCTTCCCGGCGACATCCAGATCTCGGCGATCTACACCGCTCGGGCCGGCACCCCCTACGCCTTCACGGCGGCCAACGACGCCAACGGCGACGGGAACATCAACAACGACTTGTTCTACGTGCCCCGCGATCAGAACGACATCAGCTTGGTCAATGCGGCGGATTGGGACCGGCTCAACAACTTTATTGCCGGCGAAAAATGCCTTCGGGAACAGCGGGGCAAAATCATGGAACGGGCCTCCTGCCGGAACCCGTGGAGCAAGTTCCTCGACGTCAGGTTCAGCAAGCCGATCCGGACCGCGAGCGGCCAGTCGATGCTGATCAGCGCCGATGTGTTCAACTTCCTCAACCTGATCGACCGCGACTGGGGTATCAATCGCGAAACCAGCTTCTTCGAGCAGGTCAGCCTGGTGACGATGTCCGGCTACGACACCCGCGGCACTGCGGCCCAGACCGACGACCGGGGCCGCTACACGGTGCCGAGCGTGCTGCCGTTCCAGCGCCGGGTGCTGGTCAACAGCTCGCGGTGGCGAATTCAGCTCGGGGCGAAGTATCTGTTTTAGCCTGAAGGCGGGTCGAGTGAAACGGGGGCCGGGATCCGGCCCCCGTTTCTATTCTCCATTTCACGAAGCGTTCCGGACCGATACCCTCAAGTCCTGACCCGGGCGAGCAGCCCCAGGCCCAGGAGAAAAAAAATCCCGTTCGGAATCCAGGCCGAGAGCGTCGGGTCGATCACGCCGGTGGCTCCCACCGCCTTCGACAAGTTGATCAGAAGCAGGTAGAGCACCGTCGTGCCGAGGCTGATCGCGATTCCCATCGCGGCCCCGGCTCTCGGGTTGCTCATGGCGAGCGGGGCGCCGAACAGGACGATGACCACGCAGGCGACCGGCAAGGCCACTTTGACCGCCAGGTCGACTTGGAGCTTCTTGACGTCGTTGCCGGACCGCCCCAGCGTTTCGATGAACGACTCCAGCTCCCGGTAGGTCATCTCGTCGGGCCGTTTCGGCTCGGTCAGCAACGACCGAGGTTCCTCGTTGAAGCTCGGCAGTTCGAGCGAGGTGAACTTCATCGTGGATGGCGGGAGGCTATCGCTCAGGATATGCGAGGCCCCGCTCTCGAGCCGCCAGCGCTTGGTGCTGTCGTTCCACCGCGCGCTATCGGCCAGGATCGAGAGGTTGGGGTAGCCCTCGACCCGGCCCGCGTGCTCGAGGACCACGGTTCGCATGGTCTTGGCTCGGGTGTCGAGGTAGCGAATCGAGTAACTCCACCCGTTGTCGGCCAAGAAGGTGAAATCGTACCGGGTGGTCTGATTCCGGTTGTTTCGCTCCTTCTCGATCTCGAGTTGCCGGGCGGTCGTTATCGGCGCGATCTCCGTCACCCAGAAACAAAGCCCGCCGGCAAAGATCGAGGCGATCAGAATCGGGAGGATCAGCCGGTAGAAACTGATCCCGCCGGCTTTGGCCGCCGTAATCTCAGAGTTCTTGGCCAGCGGACCGATCGTGAACACGGTGGCGAACAAGGCCGCCGCCGGAATCATGT belongs to Gemmatimonadota bacterium and includes:
- a CDS encoding YjgP/YjgQ family permease — encoded protein: MPGGRRVAGRPGLRLARRRHVASQRPGVAGGDDRSDPGQSRIRFDPRRRHRGSGRDHAPAVPVPEKGGVAVPLIRTLSRYILWSWIRIFLLAGLGFPVVAVMIYLVDRLSRLLDRNLGAAEILQIGLYAIPGNTANMIPAAALFATVFTIGPLAKNSEITAAKAGGISFYRLILPILIASIFAGGLCFWVTEIAPITTARQLEIEKERNNRNQTTRYDFTFLADNGWSYSIRYLDTRAKTMRTVVLEHAGRVEGYPNLSILADSARWNDSTKRWRLESGASHILSDSLPPSTMKFTSLELPSFNEEPRSLLTEPKRPDEMTYRELESFIETLGRSGNDVKKLQVDLAVKVALPVACVVIVLFGAPLAMSNPRAGAAMGIAISLGTTVLYLLLINLSKAVGATGVIDPTLSAWIPNGIFFLLGLGLLARVRT